CGCGCCTTAGCGCTCTCGTCAGCGCCTCGCGCTCCAAGGCGGCTGCGAAATTATTCCTCTGCCACTCTCTATGGAGACCTTATGTCGCATAGGCGTCTCATCCGGATCGGTCGCGAGGGAAGGCGTCGGCCGGGACATTAGGATTTCGCCACTCGGGGACCATTGTCCCTGAAGCGCCACTTCATGAACAGCACGCCCGACGCCATGGCCAGGGCGCAGGCGTTCGCGATCGTCACAGGCCAGGCTTCGGTCATGACGCCGTAGATCACCCAGAGGATGAAGCAGGTGACGGTCAGCCCATATGTCTTCAGGCTCACCGCCGAGGCGTCCTTCTCTTTCCAGATCTTGACGCCCTGGGGCGCGAAACTGGTGATGGAGCAGACGGCGGCGGCCGAGCCGACGATATTGGCGACGAGTTCACTCATAGAACCGCAACGTCAGGCGCCATCTGCTGTTCCTGGGTCGACGCACCTGCGGCGGCCTGGCCGCTAGGTCCGGCTCTGGAGCGTGGCCTGCTCCTGCTCGCGCAGCCAGTTGTGGGCCCTGGTGCCCGCTACGGCGCCGTGCCCCATGGCCACGCTGATCTGATCCAGGCCTTCGACAACATCTCCTGCGGCGAAGACGCCCGCCACCCGGCTTTCGAAGACAGCATCGGGGGTCACGCAGCCGGCCTCCGTGAGAACGAGCCCGAGCTGCTCCGCCAGGATTGAGCGCGGTCGACGCCCCAGGGCCGGGTAGATCACGTCGAACGCCAGCGAGGCGCCTGTGTCGAGACGCACGGTGACGTCATCGGCGCCTGGCTCGAGAGCGCGCAGGGCGCCGGCTTCCAGCCGGATCCCCGCATCGGCCAGAACCCGGGCCTCGGCGGAGGACAGTTCGGGACGATCAAGCGGCATGAGAGTGACGTTCTGGGAATACCCTCGCAGGAAGAGGGCTTCAGCAGCGCCATTGGTGTCGCATCCGATCACGCCTATGCGTTTGCCGAAGTGCTCATAGCCGTCGCAGATCGGGCAGTAGCGCAGCACCCCCGCGCGGATGGCCGCCTCATGGACCCTCTCCGGCAGATCGACCTGGTTGAGATCCACGCCGGTCGCCAGGATAACGGCGCGGCTCACGAGCGTAGGCCCGTCCGTAAGATTAAGGCTGAATCCGCCCGCCAAGGCCTTGACGGCGGCCACCTCCGCCTTCTGGATGGCGGCGCCGTACTGAACGGCGTGGCGCGTCATGCGGGCGATCAAATCCGGTCCCCGAACGCCTTCCGGGAATCCGGGAGCGTTATGGGTGAGAGGAATGCGTAGGGCCCGGCTCCTCCCGTCATGCAGCACGAGAACCTTCCGGCGATACCGCGCCAGATAGAGGGCCGCGGTCAGGCCTGCAGGCCCCGCGCCGATGACGACGACATCCAGTTCAGAGTTCGTTTCAGGATCTGCGGCCATGGGTTCATTTCGCGGCGCGGTTTCATACCAACAGATGCGTGGCGTTCTGGTCAACGCCTGAGACCGCAAAGGGCGCTACTGCCTTGATCTCGAGATGAAGCGGAGATCATGCTCCAGCAGCGACCAACTTGGAGCCGCGTCGCTTCGCATTACGAAACCGGGCGCCAGCGGCGAGCTGCCTTGATCCGATGCGCTGTCTCCAGGTCGCATTCTGGTGAGGAAACGCAGGCCGTGGGTGGCTATGAGGATTTTGGGTTGGCGCTCAGGGTGTGAACTGGATTGTGCGGGCAAACTGGAAGTCTGCTGAACCGGGCTTGACGGTAGCATCCTTCATCAAGGCCAGGGCCGCCTCACTGAAACCGAGTCCCGGATGCGTCTCACCGAGTACGCGACAGTTGACCACCTTACCGCTTGCACGGGCCGTGCACTCCAGCGTGACGGCTACGCTCACAAGAGACGCAGCCTGGATGTCCTGCGCTGCGATCTCGCGGCGGACGAGCTTGGCGGCCGTCTCTGCATTTGGCGAAGCGTCCAGCACAAGTGCGACGGACAAGGCGATGATGATCATGCTGATACCCTCCGTCAGCTTAACTTCCGGTGGGAGACGACGTTCCTTCACAAGTGTCGGACGGCCATTGTTTCGGTGCGGGCGCGCGCGCTCCATCGTAGGTCATCTCGTCGGACTCACTGTGCGGGATCGGCGACTTTCACCGACGTCTGCGACCGTTACGGCTACACGAAGCAGACGCGCGGCCTCCAGATTTGATCCAGCCGTCTCGCCAATCTGAAACACTCTAGGATAGTGCGGTGAACCTTGCCGGCCACGCTGGGATCAGGCGCGCGCCGCCTATATCGCACCCTCAATCATCGAAAGGGAGGGGACATTCATGGCCGGCGGCTGGACCCGAGACGGCGCTGTGCTCGATCAGATTCACGACACCGTCGTCGACGGCGTCCTCAACGCTCGCGCGCGAATGCCCACGGGACCCGGCCGAGAATTCTGTCTTGAGTGCGGCGACGCCATCCCCGAAGCGCGCCGACGCGCCATGTCGGGGGCGGTGACCTGCGTATCCTGCCAATCCGGTCGGGATGCACGGATGGTGACCGGGGGCATCAACCGGCGTGGAAGCAAGGACAGTCAACTGCGCTAGGCTCGCTCGCGTCATCATGGCTGGTCACCATCGAGGCTATGTCCGGTATCCGCCATTTGCGCACCGGGCGGCCGCCCGGACGTAGATGTCATCATGGCGACCTATGACTTCATTGTTAGCGGCGTTGATCCTGAGATGGCTCTCCAAAGCGTAGCGTCGTCGGATGCTGATGCCTGGCGGGAGGCGGTCCTCTTTCTTTCGGAAATCTTGCGCGAAAGGCCTGTCCGGGAGGGCGGCGCCTTCTTGCTTGAGATCATCGTCCGCAACGAGGGTCGCGAAGTCTGCCGGGTTTGCGCGTCTTCCGGCTGAATCAATAGCCGAAGACCGGCGGAAGACCGGCGATTACGCCTAAGGGGGAACCGCAGAGCCGACCGTCTGCCGATCTTACTGCCAAAGAAATCAGCGTTCAGTCAAAGTAGGCTCGGTGAGGCTGCGCCTTTGGCCGGGTTGCGGACTTGGCGGCGCGGATCAAGGATTTTGATAAGTCGGATGGAGCAGGGCGACCTGCGCGACGTTGCTTCGAAAGTGCAAGGAGCAGAACCATGAGCGCGCGCGAGCAGACTATCAGGACGCAGGAACTCCCGGCGCTTCCGGGAAAACTGGGCGAAATCGAGGCCCTTCTTCAGGCGGCGAGATCGCTTGGCGGGACGAGCGGCGAACAAGCCGTCCTGGATGAAATCTCCCGGATCATCGCCCGGTCATCCGGCGACATCTACCAGAAGCCGCTGGGCTGAAGCTGATTCACGCCTGCTCGGGATCATGCGTGCCGTGGCGGTCCGGTTGCGGCGACGTCTGCGGTCGGGCTGCGCGGTCGGACGCGCCGACCCCGGTGCGTGTCCAGACCGGGTCTGCGGCCTTCTCTTCGGGAAGGCGTCGCGCGCCTCCTGGCGACCTTCCTTCGCCTGCCATCCCCAGTGTCGTCAAGACGACATTCTCGTCCAGAACGCCGCTCCTCGCGTTATGGCGCCGAAAGGCTGGAGACATGGGCGTCGTCGTTTCTTTTCCCACCAAAGCTCGCGCATTTCGCAAGCGCCGCGCCTGGTCCCTGCTGGCGGCTGCGGCAGGCGCCGTGGTTGTGGTCGCGGTCGGCATTTTGCTCGCGGGCCAGGACCTTCTTCGCGGAGCCCAGGCGGACCCATCGACCCAGGCGGCGGGACTCCTGTCGCAATCCCTCGCCGACGTCCCCTGATCAGGCCGTGTCGTGCACGCGGACATCGCGGGAGACCCAGCTGGCGGCTTCCGGCGGACGGAGCGACGCGGTTGTCGCGGCCGCTGCGGAAACTCCGCGATCGCCGCAACCGCAAGAAACGGCCCGTAGGCCTGCCAGATTCAGGATTTGGACCTTCCCACGACCGAAACGCACGAGTCCTTGGGCCTGGAGGCGTCCAGCGGCCGCGTTGACGCTGGTTCTCTGCACGCCGAGCATGGCGCCGAAATCGGCCTGGGTCAGGCGCAGGGGAGCGCCGTTGGCCCCGCAATGCAGCCGGACCAGCCATTTGGCCAGCCGCTCCTGAACGAGATGGGAGGCGTTGCAGACCGCTTCGGCGGCCAGACCGCTCAGGCGACCAGATGACTGGCGGGCTACCAGACGAGTCAGCCAGTCGCGGCCGAGGTGCTCGACGACGCAGTCCGCGGGTACGCGGCAAAGAGTGGTGTCGATCAGCGCCCGAGCCGGAGGGCGGTCGCCGTCGGGTTCCAGGGCTTGATCCCAACCGTGGACAGACCCCGCGACGATGGTCGCAACGCAGACGCCGTCGCTTTTAGGGAAGAGGCCCAGGACCCCCGCCAGAACAAAGGAGAGGAAACCGTCTTCCTCCAAGGCTTGGCCGGCAGGCAAGGACGTCAGCCGGCGGCGGGCCAGAGCGGTCGATTGAAAGCGGTGGGGAAGCGCTTGGAAGACAGGGTGGTCGTCCAGATCCAGGTGCGGACGATGAAGGCCGCAGCCTGGATTGGCGAGGCTGATCATAGGTTGCATGTCGGACTCCTGAGCCCAGAGTGACGCCCTGGGCGCGAACCGCACTTACATAGGTTAGGAAAAGAGCGGGACGGCCGCTAGCCGCTAGGCGCGCGCCGCGTGTTTGATGAGAGTCCGGCTTCGTACAGAAGGAACGAGGGTCCTGATGCCGGATTCAGCTTCCGGAACAGGAGGCGATATGGCTCTCTACACTATCCGCTACAGCGCACGCGGGACCGGCGTGCTGAGAACCGAGATCGTCGTCGCCGACGAGCCGCAGGGGACGATCGCCCAGGTGAAGCGCCGTCTGGGCGGCAGCCGGACCTTCCAGGAGGCCAGCGTTTTCGAGGACGGCGAGTTGCGCTTCAACATCTCTTCCGACGTCAAGGGCGTGGCGACGGCGGGGGAGAGATCAACCTGAGAACCTGAGCGAGAGCGGAGCGTGACGGAACGCGTCCCGCGCCCGGGGATTATCCAAGGCACACCCTGGCTCGAGGAGACCGTCCTGATCAGCCCCCTGATCCAGAAGCTGTCGCGTCGGGACGAACTCACGGCAGCCGAGACGCGGGTTCTGGAAGAACTGCTGCAACCCCCGATCGTCATACCGGCGGGGACGGATATCGTCAGTCAGCATTCAACCCCCGGGTTCAGCACCTTGGTCCTCGACGGGTTCGCCGGACGTTATGTCATGCTGACGAACGGCTCTAGGCAAATCACGCAATTGAACGCGCCAGGCGACTTCGTCGATCTTCACAGTCTGATGATGAGCCCGATGGATCACGGGGTGGTCGCGCTGACCCGCTGTACAGTCGCGCGATCTCCCCATGAGGGCCTGCGCCGCTTGACGGAGTCTGAACCCCATCTCACCCGGCTGCTCTGGCTGGATACCCTGATCGACGCCGCCGTGCATCGGCAATGGATCGCAGGTCTTGGGCGTCGGACAGCGGTGGCGCGGCTCGCCCATCTCCTGTGCGAACTCTATCTCCGGCTGGAGATCGTCCATCGCGCGGGAAGCTGCAAGATGGAGCTTCCTGTCAGCCAGGCCGTGCTTGCAGACATCCTCGGCCTGTCGGAGGTTCACGTTAATCGTTCCATAGCCCAGCTCCGGACAGCGGAACTGGTCAAATGGAAAGGACGCGCCATTGAGATTTGCGACTGGGACGGTCTGGTCAGGCAGGCGGAGTTCGAAGCAACCTATCTGAGGCTGACAAGAGCGCCGGTCTAGGATTGGTTCAGCTCGAGGCCGTGATCACAAGAGCTGGGCGGACCCAGTCCGGTCTTGTCGGAACGTCATTCTTTATGGAACGGGAACAAGATGAATAATAGCCCGCCGGCCAAGCTTTGCCGGCTGGAGTCCGCTTTTGGTCACTGGCGCTGGGACGGCCTCGACAAACCCATTCGATCAGGTGGACAGGCGAGGCTCCGGATGTTTCGCAACCACTGCAGGACGCGG
Above is a window of Brevundimonas naejangsanensis DNA encoding:
- a CDS encoding SemiSWEET family sugar transporter yields the protein MSELVANIVGSAAAVCSITSFAPQGVKIWKEKDASAVSLKTYGLTVTCFILWVIYGVMTEAWPVTIANACALAMASGVLFMKWRFRDNGPRVAKS
- a CDS encoding NAD(P)/FAD-dependent oxidoreductase, which produces MAADPETNSELDVVVIGAGPAGLTAALYLARYRRKVLVLHDGRSRALRIPLTHNAPGFPEGVRGPDLIARMTRHAVQYGAAIQKAEVAAVKALAGGFSLNLTDGPTLVSRAVILATGVDLNQVDLPERVHEAAIRAGVLRYCPICDGYEHFGKRIGVIGCDTNGAAEALFLRGYSQNVTLMPLDRPELSSAEARVLADAGIRLEAGALRALEPGADDVTVRLDTGASLAFDVIYPALGRRPRSILAEQLGLVLTEAGCVTPDAVFESRVAGVFAAGDVVEGLDQISVAMGHGAVAGTRAHNWLREQEQATLQSRT
- a CDS encoding energy transducer TonB — encoded protein: MIIIALSVALVLDASPNAETAAKLVRREIAAQDIQAASLVSVAVTLECTARASGKVVNCRVLGETHPGLGFSEAALALMKDATVKPGSADFQFARTIQFTP
- a CDS encoding DksA/TraR family C4-type zinc finger protein; amino-acid sequence: MAGGWTRDGAVLDQIHDTVVDGVLNARARMPTGPGREFCLECGDAIPEARRRAMSGAVTCVSCQSGRDARMVTGGINRRGSKDSQLR
- a CDS encoding DUF6894 family protein, whose amino-acid sequence is MATYDFIVSGVDPEMALQSVASSDADAWREAVLFLSEILRERPVREGGAFLLEIIVRNEGREVCRVCASSG
- a CDS encoding Crp/Fnr family transcriptional regulator, with the translated sequence MISLANPGCGLHRPHLDLDDHPVFQALPHRFQSTALARRRLTSLPAGQALEEDGFLSFVLAGVLGLFPKSDGVCVATIVAGSVHGWDQALEPDGDRPPARALIDTTLCRVPADCVVEHLGRDWLTRLVARQSSGRLSGLAAEAVCNASHLVQERLAKWLVRLHCGANGAPLRLTQADFGAMLGVQRTSVNAAAGRLQAQGLVRFGRGKVQILNLAGLRAVSCGCGDRGVSAAAATTASLRPPEAASWVSRDVRVHDTA
- a CDS encoding Crp/Fnr family transcriptional regulator; the protein is MTERVPRPGIIQGTPWLEETVLISPLIQKLSRRDELTAAETRVLEELLQPPIVIPAGTDIVSQHSTPGFSTLVLDGFAGRYVMLTNGSRQITQLNAPGDFVDLHSLMMSPMDHGVVALTRCTVARSPHEGLRRLTESEPHLTRLLWLDTLIDAAVHRQWIAGLGRRTAVARLAHLLCELYLRLEIVHRAGSCKMELPVSQAVLADILGLSEVHVNRSIAQLRTAELVKWKGRAIEICDWDGLVRQAEFEATYLRLTRAPV